From the genome of Desulfatiglans sp.:
CACTCCTTCTAGTTTTTTAATTTATTAAGTGTAGCAAAAGCCGGATGCCCCTGAGCAGTTATACATTCACACGAACTCACATTCAGATTACATCCGCATTTTGCACATAATCCAAGACAATCAATTCTGCAAAGACATTTAACAGGCAAAGAAAGAAAAAGCTGCTCCCTTATTACCTCATTCAGGTTGACTTTATCATCCCGGATAAAAACAACCTCAATATCCTCTTCCATTAATTCCAGTTCATCATTTCCAGCACCATTGTTTACTGGAACCAGAAAGTAGTTGAATTCAGCCTCTATCTCCAGCCTGTATGGCTCAAGGCACCTGTCGCACACAACCCTCAACGCCCCTTTAAAGACGCCATCCAGTACATATTTACTCTCGACCCTGTAGATAGTAAGCTCTACACTAATCGGCGTCTCTATTGCCTCTATCTGATAATCTTCTTCTCCCGGCGACCACCACCCCCTGTCAAGGGTATATGAAAAATATTTTTTCCCTTCACCGGGAATTGTCTTAAGATCAATTATCATATGCATATTCTTTTACTAAATAATTCCAAGGGGTTAATTTAATTATTAAAATCCCCGTGTATTCTATAAAAAAATAGAATGTGCAGTATATATTAGAACACCTGTTTGTCAAGTTTTTTGAATAAGATACAAAATAGATGATATGGATAAAAGAAGATTAAAATTTGCATGAAATAATAAGACATAAATCACCATCTGACCTTATGGGTTCAGACAGATGGTGATCTATATTACCAAAATACAAATCTAGATAATATTTGTAATAGAATCTGCCAATACCTTTTCAGCAACCTGTTTGGAATCAACATGATAGGTATCGTTTTTAATCATCGTTTTGAGCTGCTCTATCTTTGCAGCCCTCTCTTCAGGGACAATGTCCATCTTTTCAGCCGCCTTGCTAAACTCTACCGATTCCGGGGAAATATCAACCTTGGTACCTTTTCCAGAATCCTTTTCTGTTGCCTGCCCCTGGCCACTGATATTTTCAGCCTCTTTCAGTCTGGTCTGGGATGGATCAAGGTTTCCAACCTTATTTATGCTGTTTGATATTTCATTAACCTTCATTTTTGCCCCCTTCAAGACCATATGAGGTCTTCATATAAAAAAGAGATACTGCTAATCCTCTGTCATCTGCATATCAATACCACCGGAGAACTGATTCACCAGCTTATCAGTCATCTTTCTGAGCACCTCTTTTTGACGTGCCTCACCAGAGATGTTTATTACATCAACAGGTTTTTTCTTTTCCAATGTGCCCTCATCAGCAATCATTGCCTTTTTCTTCAACTGATTACCGTATATCCTGAGCACATTTCTTATCTGATAAGTAGTGATCAAAATAAATTGCCTCCACCTATCTCTTCGACCCGGGATATTTAAAACTTAAATTTTTTTTTAAAAATAAAGGGGAGAAATGATTAAAGAGAGCTGTTTTTCATACAACTCTCATATAATCGGTCACAGGAACATGAAACTTTACTGAATTTGACAATAAAGTAAACCTGCTCTGTTAACTGGCCGCGCTGCGAGGCTTTTCTATCCCCTGTTTTTTTATCTTCTCAACAAGTGTTGTCCGATTCATGTTCAATAGCTTTGCAGCCCTGTTTTTGACCCAGTCTGCCTTTTCAAGTGCCCTTATAATAAGGAGCTTTTCATAATCATTGATTGCGTTATTAAGTGAGAACCCATCGTCAGGTATCATGGACGGACCAACATCTTCGGTCTTCTGTTTCTGAAGAAGCTTGTCAGGCAGGTCATTTACCGTAAGCTCATCGGCATCTGTCAGGATCACCATCCTCTCTATTATATTCTCAAGCTCCCTGACGT
Proteins encoded in this window:
- a CDS encoding DUF177 domain-containing protein gives rise to the protein MIIDLKTIPGEGKKYFSYTLDRGWWSPGEEDYQIEAIETPISVELTIYRVESKYVLDGVFKGALRVVCDRCLEPYRLEIEAEFNYFLVPVNNGAGNDELELMEEDIEVVFIRDDKVNLNEVIREQLFLSLPVKCLCRIDCLGLCAKCGCNLNVSSCECITAQGHPAFATLNKLKN
- the flgM gene encoding flagellar biosynthesis anti-sigma factor FlgM, which codes for MKVNEISNSINKVGNLDPSQTRLKEAENISGQGQATEKDSGKGTKVDISPESVEFSKAAEKMDIVPEERAAKIEQLKTMIKNDTYHVDSKQVAEKVLADSITNII